From the genome of Papaver somniferum cultivar HN1 chromosome 2, ASM357369v1, whole genome shotgun sequence, one region includes:
- the LOC113347312 gene encoding uncharacterized protein LOC113347312 isoform X2, which yields MALVVSNCFNYRTTTTTTTPLKYHSSQFLGRSSSLHLTRRNQTSTHVNLSKISAIFWGQKKPAAPQPHEMEVSLGTFTLAAPESDSQGVSMNEMMRPQKLSLSVVSSISEIPFEEWDACAIEATGSDKMNPFLTHGFLSSLEETGCAVKETGWSPVHIVARNEFEEILGVVPLYLKSNSYGEFVFDHSWADAYYRCGVPYYPKLQSCVPFTPVTGQRILLRNTCYKDQVFEKLVEALKDLTAKVSSLHITFPSENEWLKMKDHGFLQRVGLQYHWRNRDYKNFDEFLMDMKQSKRKNVRQERKKISTQNLTMKRLRGHEIKAKHWDSFYHFYRSTTDDKWGRAYLTRDFFHVMGEKMGDQVLLVVAEDGDDLVAGALNLIGGDTIYGRLWGCLPQAYYPSLHFEACYYQAIEAAIELNLSKVEAGAQGEHKIQRGYLPVTTYSSHYILDKEFRSAIGDFVRREATQVKTVIKMLHDSGPFKEDVLKSLEE from the exons ATGGCACTAGTAGTCTCCAACTGCTTCAAttacagaaccaccaccaccactacgacGCCGTTAAAGTACcattcttctcaatttcttggaCGTTCATCATCCCTTCATCTTACAAGACGAAATCAAACTTCAACTCATGTTAATTTGTCGAAAATCAGTGCCATCTTTTGGGGGCAAAAGAAACCTGCTGCACCACAACCACATGAAATGGAAGTATCTCTTGGGACATTTACACTGGCAGCCCCAGAATCAGACTCACAG GGTGTGTCAATGAATGAGATGATGAGACCTCAGAAATTATCTCTTTCGGTGGTTTCTTCAATTTCAGAGATTCCATTTGAAGAATGGGATGCATGTGCAATTGAAGCTACTGGTTCTGATAAAATGAATCCATTTCTTACACATGGATTTCTTTCTAGCTTAGAAGAAACTGGCTGCGCTGTCAAG GAAACAGGATGGTCTCCTGTGCATATTGTTGCTCGAAACGAATTCGAAGAAATTTTAGGTGTTGTTCCTCTTTATCTTAAAAG CAATTCTTATGGAGAATTCGTATTTGATCATTCTTGGGCAGATGCCTACTACAGATGTGGTGTACCATATTATCCAAAACTACAGTCCTGTGTACCTTTTACTCCAGTTACTGGTCAGAGGATATTACTTCGTAACACATGTTATAAAGATCAGGTTTTTGAGAAGTTAGTTGAGGCGTTGAAGGATCTTACTGCTAAG GTCTCATCTCTACATATTACCTTCCCATCTGAAAATGAGTGGCTCAAAATGAAGGACCATGGATTTCTGCAGAGAGTTGGATTGCAATATCACTGGAGAAATCGTGATTATAAGAA TTTTGACGAGTTTCTTATGGACATGAAACAAAGTAAACGAAAAAATGTTCGTCAAGAGCGCAAAAAG ATCTCTACACAAAATTTGACAATGAAACGCCTCCGGGGGCACGAAATAAAG GCTAAGCATTGGGATTCCTTCTACCATTTCTACAGGAGCACCACTGATGACAA GTGGGGTAGAGCTTACCTAACTAGGGACTTCTTTCATGTGATGGGAGAGAAGATGGGAGACCAGGTGTTGCTAGTTGTTGCTGAAGATGGCGATGATCTTGTTGCAGGTGCTCTTAATCTTATTGGAGGGGATACAATATATGGGCGGTTATGGGGCTGCCTTCCACAAGCCTATTATCCCAGTTTGCATTTTGAAGCGTGTTATTACCAG GCAATTGAAGCTGCTATTGAACTAAATCTCAGCAAAGTAGAGGCAGGAGCTCAAGGAGAACATAAAATTCAGAGGGGTTATCTACCTGTGACAACATACAGCAGCCACTACATTCTAGATAAGGAATTCCGGTCAGCCATAGGGGACTTTGTGAGGAGAGAAGCAACTCAG GTTAAGACTGTTATCAAAATGCTGCATGATTCTGGTCCTTTCAAGGAGGATGTTCTGAAAAGCCTTGAAGAATGA
- the LOC113347314 gene encoding histone H2A.1-like: MEAGKVAKGGRKGGDRKKAVTKSVKAGLQFPVGRITRFLKKGRYAQRVGSGAPVYLAAVLEYLAAEVLELAGNAARDNKKSRIIPRHVLLAVRNDEELGKLLAGVTIASGGVLPNINSVLLPKKGLEKETTPKSPGKSPAGKSPKKA, translated from the exons ATGGAAGCAGGAAAGGTTGCCAAGGGAGGAAGGAAAGGTGGTGATAGAAAGAAAGCAGTAACAAAATCAGTCAAAGCTGGTTTACAATTTCCAGTTGGTAGAATCACTCGTTTCTTAAAGAAAGGTCGTTATGCTCAACGTGTTGGTTCAGGTGCTCCAGTTTATCTCGCCGCTGTTCTTGAATATCTAGCCGCTGAG GTTTTGGAGTTGGCTGGAAATGCTGCCAGGGATAACAAGAAATCAAGGATTATACCAAGGCATGTGCTTTTGGCAGTAAGGAACGATGAAGAATTAGGAAAGTTGCTTGCTGGTGTTACTATTGCTAGCGGTGGAGTTCTTCCGAATATTAACTCCGTTTTGTTGCCAAAGAAGGGTCTTGAGAAAGAAACAACACCCAAGTCTCCTGGAAAATCTCCCGCTGGAAAGTCTCCAAAGAAAGCTTAG
- the LOC113347312 gene encoding uncharacterized protein LOC113347312 isoform X1 has protein sequence MALVVSNCFNYRTTTTTTTPLKYHSSQFLGRSSSLHLTRRNQTSTHVNLSKISAIFWGQKKPAAPQPHEMEVSLGTFTLAAPESDSQGVSMNEMMRPQKLSLSVVSSISEIPFEEWDACAIEATGSDKMNPFLTHGFLSSLEETGCAVKETGWSPVHIVARNEFEEILGVVPLYLKSNSYGEFVFDHSWADAYYRCGVPYYPKLQSCVPFTPVTGQRILLRNTCYKDQVFEKLVEALKDLTAKFQVSSLHITFPSENEWLKMKDHGFLQRVGLQYHWRNRDYKNFDEFLMDMKQSKRKNVRQERKKISTQNLTMKRLRGHEIKAKHWDSFYHFYRSTTDDKWGRAYLTRDFFHVMGEKMGDQVLLVVAEDGDDLVAGALNLIGGDTIYGRLWGCLPQAYYPSLHFEACYYQAIEAAIELNLSKVEAGAQGEHKIQRGYLPVTTYSSHYILDKEFRSAIGDFVRREATQVKTVIKMLHDSGPFKEDVLKSLEE, from the exons ATGGCACTAGTAGTCTCCAACTGCTTCAAttacagaaccaccaccaccactacgacGCCGTTAAAGTACcattcttctcaatttcttggaCGTTCATCATCCCTTCATCTTACAAGACGAAATCAAACTTCAACTCATGTTAATTTGTCGAAAATCAGTGCCATCTTTTGGGGGCAAAAGAAACCTGCTGCACCACAACCACATGAAATGGAAGTATCTCTTGGGACATTTACACTGGCAGCCCCAGAATCAGACTCACAG GGTGTGTCAATGAATGAGATGATGAGACCTCAGAAATTATCTCTTTCGGTGGTTTCTTCAATTTCAGAGATTCCATTTGAAGAATGGGATGCATGTGCAATTGAAGCTACTGGTTCTGATAAAATGAATCCATTTCTTACACATGGATTTCTTTCTAGCTTAGAAGAAACTGGCTGCGCTGTCAAG GAAACAGGATGGTCTCCTGTGCATATTGTTGCTCGAAACGAATTCGAAGAAATTTTAGGTGTTGTTCCTCTTTATCTTAAAAG CAATTCTTATGGAGAATTCGTATTTGATCATTCTTGGGCAGATGCCTACTACAGATGTGGTGTACCATATTATCCAAAACTACAGTCCTGTGTACCTTTTACTCCAGTTACTGGTCAGAGGATATTACTTCGTAACACATGTTATAAAGATCAGGTTTTTGAGAAGTTAGTTGAGGCGTTGAAGGATCTTACTGCTAAG TTCCAGGTCTCATCTCTACATATTACCTTCCCATCTGAAAATGAGTGGCTCAAAATGAAGGACCATGGATTTCTGCAGAGAGTTGGATTGCAATATCACTGGAGAAATCGTGATTATAAGAA TTTTGACGAGTTTCTTATGGACATGAAACAAAGTAAACGAAAAAATGTTCGTCAAGAGCGCAAAAAG ATCTCTACACAAAATTTGACAATGAAACGCCTCCGGGGGCACGAAATAAAG GCTAAGCATTGGGATTCCTTCTACCATTTCTACAGGAGCACCACTGATGACAA GTGGGGTAGAGCTTACCTAACTAGGGACTTCTTTCATGTGATGGGAGAGAAGATGGGAGACCAGGTGTTGCTAGTTGTTGCTGAAGATGGCGATGATCTTGTTGCAGGTGCTCTTAATCTTATTGGAGGGGATACAATATATGGGCGGTTATGGGGCTGCCTTCCACAAGCCTATTATCCCAGTTTGCATTTTGAAGCGTGTTATTACCAG GCAATTGAAGCTGCTATTGAACTAAATCTCAGCAAAGTAGAGGCAGGAGCTCAAGGAGAACATAAAATTCAGAGGGGTTATCTACCTGTGACAACATACAGCAGCCACTACATTCTAGATAAGGAATTCCGGTCAGCCATAGGGGACTTTGTGAGGAGAGAAGCAACTCAG GTTAAGACTGTTATCAAAATGCTGCATGATTCTGGTCCTTTCAAGGAGGATGTTCTGAAAAGCCTTGAAGAATGA